A stretch of Helicobacter pylori oki112 DNA encodes these proteins:
- a CDS encoding CfrBI family restriction endonuclease, which translates to MNFNELALNHTINLLLKGKDYREVVLNTINTEFLDFAISFFKDIIYTKMHDKSIDFSWYQQYVMNNKDPKDIAILCGTNIKTIFNTYGTSTKEVVLDIAQNNLKYLYEILQNLENNNMADLGINIKITYKDISVNLDLKESLLVINALATKKIALRGSAYSMIGKRIEKPLMLELCKRCGISESHIDATNFKKDKKLEYDREVDFKLYNKDRSKVYRVEVKLMSKGNPESADAVIARDTDIFIAYTLSEQNKQQLENLNIVYLELKNNSNILLDFKKLCKRLDIPLINHA; encoded by the coding sequence ATGAATTTTAATGAATTAGCTTTAAATCATACGATTAATTTACTCTTAAAAGGAAAAGATTATAGAGAAGTAGTTCTAAACACTATTAACACAGAGTTTTTAGATTTTGCTATATCTTTTTTTAAAGATATTATTTACACAAAAATGCATGATAAATCTATAGATTTTAGTTGGTATCAGCAATATGTTATGAATAATAAAGATCCAAAAGATATAGCCATTCTGTGCGGAACCAATATCAAAACCATTTTTAATACTTATGGGACTTCTACTAAAGAAGTTGTTTTAGATATTGCACAAAATAATTTAAAATATCTATATGAAATATTGCAGAACTTAGAAAATAACAATATGGCAGATTTAGGTATCAATATTAAAATTACCTATAAGGATATTAGTGTTAATTTAGATTTAAAAGAAAGCTTGCTTGTTATTAATGCTTTAGCAACCAAGAAAATTGCTTTGAGAGGAAGTGCATATTCTATGATAGGTAAAAGAATTGAAAAGCCTTTAATGTTAGAATTGTGTAAGCGTTGCGGTATTTCAGAAAGTCATATTGATGCAACTAATTTTAAGAAAGACAAAAAATTGGAGTATGATAGAGAAGTAGATTTTAAACTTTATAATAAGGATAGGAGTAAAGTTTATAGGGTAGAAGTTAAATTAATGAGTAAAGGCAATCCCGAAAGTGCTGATGCGGTCATTGCAAGAGATACAGATATTTTTATAGCTTATACCCTAAGCGAACAGAATAAACAACAGCTTGAAAATTTAAATATTGTTTATTTAGAACTAAAAAATAATTCCAATATTCTATTAGATTTTAAAAAACTCTGTAAGCGTTTAGATATACCATTAATAAATCATGCATGA
- a CDS encoding DNA-methyltransferase: MPTISKNKPYSFIKNLEFYTIKHIKDMGSNPSEDHLNKLLELFKQDLSIDLKREIVSSIGRQLDDDIIYNFLKQEAFKEHYMEVVYQFLRTALYKSKDMRFAKLCDDLLQYYQNENMQKMKQYYDYRHTKKPPLKIIENIIKKPSLLIGDNAQTLNKIAPNSINLIFTSPPYYNARIYSDYKNYKDYLNAMSQSLKACFRVLEEGRFIIINVSPVITKRAGREFESVRYPIHFDFHQILIDNGFYFVDEILWIKPDFSVPNRIGGYLQNKKPLGYKPNCVSESLLVYRKKAPFLLDKNIKIAEKRLKPSKQNNTLFGKKELPIETTNCWYITPKSSKDHPAVFPESLCERVLNYYSFENEVVCDPFAGSGTFGMVAKSMGRIPLLCEQHPKYAQNLIKLGFKEI, encoded by the coding sequence ATGCCTACAATATCAAAAAATAAACCATATAGTTTTATTAAAAACCTTGAGTTTTACACAATTAAACATATTAAGGATATGGGTTCTAACCCTAGCGAAGACCATTTAAATAAATTGCTAGAATTGTTTAAACAAGATTTAAGTATTGATCTAAAAAGAGAGATAGTAAGCTCTATTGGTAGGCAACTTGATGATGATATTATTTATAATTTTTTAAAGCAAGAAGCTTTTAAAGAACATTACATGGAAGTTGTTTATCAATTTTTACGCACTGCTTTATATAAATCTAAGGATATGCGATTCGCAAAATTATGCGATGACTTGTTGCAATACTATCAAAATGAAAACATGCAAAAAATGAAACAATACTATGACTATCGCCACACCAAAAAACCACCTTTAAAAATTATAGAAAATATTATTAAAAAACCTTCTTTATTAATTGGGGATAATGCACAAACGCTCAATAAAATCGCCCCTAATTCTATCAATCTTATTTTTACTTCACCACCTTACTATAATGCTAGAATTTATAGTGATTATAAAAATTACAAAGATTATCTAAATGCCATGTCTCAAAGTTTAAAGGCTTGTTTTAGAGTGTTAGAAGAGGGGCGTTTTATTATCATTAATGTTTCACCTGTGATCACCAAGAGAGCTGGGCGTGAGTTTGAAAGCGTGCGTTATCCTATTCATTTTGATTTCCATCAAATTTTAATTGACAATGGATTTTACTTTGTAGATGAAATCCTATGGATTAAACCTGATTTTAGTGTGCCTAATCGTATTGGAGGATATTTACAAAATAAAAAACCTTTAGGATACAAGCCTAATTGTGTGAGTGAAAGTTTGTTAGTTTATCGTAAAAAAGCCCCTTTTCTACTAGATAAAAATATTAAAATAGCTGAAAAACGATTAAAACCAAGCAAACAAAATAATACTTTATTTGGAAAAAAAGAATTGCCTATAGAAACTACCAATTGTTGGTATATTACTCCCAAGTCTAGTAAAGACCATCCGGCTGTATTCCCTGAAAGTCTTTGTGAAAGAGTGCTAAATTACTACTCTTTTGAAAATGAAGTTGTATGTGACCCTTTTGCCGGTAGTGGCACTTTTGGAATGGTTGCAAAATCTATGGGGCGTATTCCTTTATTATGTGAACAACATCCAAAATATGCTCAAAATCTAATCAAACTTGGTTTTAAGGAAATCTAA
- the feoB gene encoding ferrous iron transport protein B, which produces MEEIIVALVGQPNVGKSSLINALSNAHLKVGNFAGVTVDKMEVSLIHKERQITIIDLPGTYALNDFTTEEKVTKDFLEKGQYDLILNVVDSTNLERNLALSVQLLDTNKKMLLALNMWDEAQKEGIKINTEKLSQELGVVCVPTSTRSKEDRLNTELLLDEIVRLYSQNTTNNESIKVPSQSFKESLKYSQSAQRIAQLVISEDKQNASFEHTYKIDKILMHPRYGIFIFLGFMFIIFSLSFLIGGGVQKALEEGFKFLSDSVKENVANEDLASLVGDGIIGGVGATVSFLPLIVVLYFGISLLETTGYMSRVAFLLDGILHKFGLHGKSFIPLITGFGCSVPAYMATRTLQNYNERLITLFVIGFMSCSARLPIYVLFVGSFFPSSSAGFVLFCIYILGAVVALVMAKLLKLSVFKGQTESFIMEMPKYRFPSWRMVYFSIYTKSLSYLKKAGTYILVGAILIWFMSQYPKSDAAMKTYKQESLLVDKDTTLSSEAKEEKLKELKTKLDQKNLKNSVVGRGGAYLEKVFSPMDFDWRLSVSLVTGFMAKEVVVSTLGVLFSLGDQNEKSDAFREILRKEVSVPSGIAFIVFVMFYIPCFAATITFGREAGGIKFVAYLFIFTTVVAYAFSLIAFYATQILI; this is translated from the coding sequence GTGGAAGAAATCATTGTCGCTCTTGTGGGCCAACCTAATGTGGGGAAATCCTCCCTTATCAACGCTTTGAGCAACGCCCATTTGAAAGTGGGGAATTTTGCCGGGGTTACCGTGGATAAAATGGAAGTGAGTTTGATTCATAAAGAGCGTCAAATCACTATCATTGATTTACCTGGCACTTACGCACTCAATGACTTCACCACTGAAGAAAAGGTTACTAAAGATTTTTTAGAAAAAGGGCAATACGATCTCATTCTTAATGTGGTGGATTCCACCAATTTAGAACGCAATTTAGCTTTAAGCGTGCAGCTGTTAGACACGAATAAAAAAATGCTTCTTGCGCTCAACATGTGGGATGAGGCGCAAAAAGAAGGCATTAAAATCAATACAGAAAAGCTTTCTCAAGAATTAGGGGTTGTGTGCGTGCCTACAAGCACAAGATCCAAAGAAGATCGCTTGAATACAGAGCTTTTATTAGATGAAATTGTCAGGCTTTATTCTCAAAACACCACAAACAATGAAAGTATAAAAGTCCCATCTCAAAGTTTTAAGGAGTCTTTAAAATACAGCCAGAGCGCTCAAAGAATCGCTCAATTAGTGATCAGTGAAGACAAACAAAATGCGAGCTTTGAACACACTTATAAGATTGATAAGATCTTAATGCACCCTCGTTATGGGATTTTCATTTTTTTAGGGTTTATGTTTATCATTTTTTCCTTGAGCTTTTTAATAGGGGGGGGAGTGCAAAAAGCGCTTGAAGAGGGGTTTAAATTTTTGAGCGATAGCGTTAAAGAAAATGTGGCTAATGAAGATTTAGCGTCTTTGGTGGGCGATGGCATTATTGGGGGAGTGGGAGCGACGGTTTCATTCTTGCCTTTAATTGTGGTGTTGTATTTTGGGATTTCTTTACTAGAAACGACAGGCTATATGAGTAGGGTAGCGTTTTTGTTAGATGGGATCTTGCATAAATTTGGCTTGCATGGGAAGAGTTTTATCCCTTTAATCACCGGTTTTGGCTGCTCTGTGCCCGCTTACATGGCGACAAGAACCTTACAAAACTATAACGAACGATTGATCACGCTTTTTGTGATCGGTTTTATGAGCTGCTCGGCAAGACTCCCTATTTATGTGCTGTTTGTAGGCTCGTTTTTCCCTTCTTCAAGCGCGGGGTTTGTGCTGTTTTGTATTTATATTTTGGGAGCGGTTGTGGCGTTAGTGATGGCCAAATTGCTCAAATTAAGCGTGTTTAAAGGACAGACCGAATCCTTTATTATGGAAATGCCCAAATACCGCTTTCCCAGTTGGAGAATGGTCTATTTCAGTATCTATACCAAATCGCTTTCTTACCTTAAAAAGGCTGGGACTTATATTTTAGTGGGAGCGATTTTAATCTGGTTTATGTCTCAATACCCTAAAAGCGATGCGGCTATGAAAACTTATAAACAAGAAAGCTTATTAGTGGATAAAGACACCACTCTTTCAAGCGAAGCTAAAGAAGAAAAATTAAAAGAATTAAAAACCAAATTGGATCAAAAGAATTTAAAAAACAGCGTTGTAGGAAGAGGTGGGGCGTATTTAGAAAAAGTCTTTAGCCCTATGGATTTTGATTGGCGTTTGAGCGTCTCGCTTGTAACCGGATTTATGGCTAAAGAGGTGGTGGTTTCTACTTTGGGGGTGTTGTTTTCTTTAGGGGATCAAAATGAAAAATCTGACGCTTTTAGAGAGATTTTAAGAAAAGAAGTCAGCGTGCCTAGCGGGATCGCTTTTATCGTGTTTGTGATGTTTTATATCCCTTGTTTTGCAGCGACCATTACTTTTGGTAGGGAAGCTGGGGGGATCAAGTTTGTAGCGTATTTGTTCATCTTCACAACCGTTGTAGCGTATGCGTTTTCCTTGATAGCTTTTTATGCGACTCAAATTTTGATTTAA
- a CDS encoding TonB-dependent receptor family protein, producing the protein MKRILVSLVVLSYSVHGMKTHNLERVEASGVANDKEAPLSWRSKEVRNYMGSRTVISNKQLTKSANQSIEEALQNVPGVHIRNATGIGAVPSFSVRGFGGGSSGHSNTAMVLVNGIPIYVAPYVDISIPIFPVTFQSVDRISVTKGGESVRYGPNVFGGVINVITKGIPTKWESQVSERATFWGKSENGGFFNQNSKNLDKSLANNMLFDTYLRTGGMMNKHFGIQAQANWLKGQGFRYNSPTNIQNYMLDSLYQINDNNKITAFFQYYNYFMADPGTLGIAAYNQNRFQNNRPNNNKSGRAKRWGAVYQNFFGDTDKIGGDFTFSYYGHDMSRDFQFDSNFLNVNTNPKLGPVYTDQNYAGFFIFDHLRRYIMNAFEPNLNLVVNTNKVKQTFNVGMRFMTMDMYFRLDQSTCEKTDIFNGVCRMPPFVLSKTPSNNQDLFNNYTAVWLSDKIELFDSKLVITPGIRYTFLNYTNKEPEKHDFSVWNITKKRQNEWSPGLNIGYKPMENWIWYANYRRSFIPPQHTMLGISRTNYNQIFNEIEVGQRYSYKNLLSFNTNYFVIFANRYYAGGYSPQPINARSQGVELELYYAPIRGLQFHVAYTYIDARITSNADDIAYYFTGIVNKPFDIKGKRLPYVSPNQFIFDMMYTYKHTTFGISSYFYSRAYSSMLNQAKSQTVCLPLNPEYTGGLEYGCNSVGLLPLYFVLNVQVSSVLWQSGRHKITGSLQINNLFNMKYYFRGIGTSPTGREPAPGRSITAYLNYEF; encoded by the coding sequence ATGAAAAGAATTTTAGTCTCTTTGGTTGTTTTGAGTTATAGTGTGCATGGCATGAAAACTCATAATTTGGAAAGGGTAGAAGCTTCAGGGGTGGCTAACGATAAAGAAGCGCCTTTAAGCTGGAGGAGCAAGGAAGTGAGAAACTATATGGGTTCTCGCACGGTGATTTCTAACAAGCAACTCACTAAAAGTGCGAATCAAAGCATTGAAGAAGCTTTGCAAAATGTGCCAGGCGTGCATATTAGAAACGCTACGGGTATTGGAGCTGTGCCTAGCTTTTCTGTTAGGGGGTTTGGTGGGGGGAGTTCAGGGCATTCCAATACGGCTATGGTTTTAGTCAATGGGATCCCTATTTATGTTGCGCCCTATGTTGATATCAGCATTCCTATTTTCCCTGTAACCTTTCAATCTGTTGATAGAATCAGCGTAACCAAGGGTGGGGAGAGCGTGCGTTATGGCCCTAATGTTTTTGGCGGTGTGATTAATGTGATCACTAAGGGCATTCCTACCAAGTGGGAGAGTCAGGTGAGCGAGAGGGCCACTTTTTGGGGCAAATCTGAAAATGGGGGCTTTTTCAATCAAAATTCTAAAAACCTTGACAAGAGCTTAGCTAATAACATGCTTTTTGACACTTATTTAAGAACAGGAGGCATGATGAATAAGCATTTTGGAATCCAAGCTCAAGCCAACTGGCTTAAAGGGCAAGGGTTTAGATACAACAGCCCTACGAACATTCAAAACTACATGCTAGATTCCTTGTATCAAATCAATGATAATAATAAGATCACTGCTTTTTTCCAATACTATAATTACTTTATGGCAGACCCCGGAACTTTAGGCATAGCCGCTTATAATCAAAATCGTTTTCAAAACAACCGCCCTAATAACAATAAAAGCGGGAGAGCGAAGCGATGGGGAGCTGTGTATCAAAACTTTTTTGGGGATACGGATAAAATAGGTGGGGATTTCACTTTTAGCTACTATGGGCATGACATGTCAAGGGATTTTCAATTTGATTCTAATTTTTTGAATGTCAATACCAATCCTAAATTAGGCCCTGTTTATACCGATCAAAACTATGCAGGATTTTTTATCTTTGATCATTTAAGGCGTTATATAATGAACGCATTTGAGCCTAATTTGAATTTAGTTGTCAATACCAATAAAGTTAAGCAAACCTTTAATGTGGGCATGCGTTTTATGACAATGGATATGTATTTTAGATTGGATCAAAGCACATGCGAAAAAACCGATATTTTTAATGGGGTGTGCCGCATGCCTCCTTTTGTTCTTTCTAAAACACCCAGCAACAATCAAGACTTGTTTAACAACTATACAGCGGTATGGTTGAGCGATAAAATAGAGCTTTTTGATTCTAAATTGGTGATAACTCCAGGCATTAGATACACTTTTTTGAACTATACCAACAAAGAGCCAGAAAAGCATGATTTTTCTGTATGGAATATTACCAAAAAGCGTCAAAACGAATGGAGTCCCGGCCTTAACATTGGCTATAAACCTATGGAAAATTGGATATGGTATGCGAACTACCGCCGCAGTTTTATCCCCCCGCAACATACAATGCTAGGCATTAGTAGGACTAATTACAACCAAATTTTTAATGAAATTGAAGTAGGGCAACGCTATAGTTATAAAAATCTATTGAGCTTTAATACCAATTATTTTGTGATTTTTGCCAATCGTTACTATGCGGGAGGCTATAGCCCACAGCCTATCAACGCTAGGAGTCAAGGGGTGGAATTGGAATTGTATTACGCGCCAATTAGGGGTTTGCAATTTCATGTGGCTTACACTTACATTGATGCGCGCATCACTTCTAACGCTGATGATATTGCTTATTATTTTACAGGTATTGTCAATAAACCCTTTGACATTAAAGGGAAGCGTTTGCCTTATGTGAGTCCTAACCAATTCATATTTGACATGATGTATACTTACAAGCACACGACTTTTGGTATTAGTAGCTATTTCTATAGTCGCGCCTATAGTTCCATGCTCAATCAAGCCAAAAGCCAAACCGTGTGCCTGCCTTTAAACCCAGAATACACAGGGGGACTAGAGTATGGTTGTAATTCAGTGGGGTTATTGCCCTTGTATTTTGTGTTGAATGTTCAAGTAAGCTCAGTTTTATGGCAAAGCGGTAGGCATAAAATTACAGGGAGCTTGCAAATCAATAACCTTTTCAACATGAAGTATTACTTTAGGGGAATTGGCACAAGCCCTACAGGAAGAGAGCCAGCACCAGGGAGATCCATTACAGCGTATTTGAATTATGAGTTTTAA
- the fliP gene encoding flagellar type III secretion system pore protein FliP (The bacterial flagellar biogenesis protein FliP forms a type III secretion system (T3SS)-type pore required for flagellar assembly.) translates to MRFFIFLILICPLICPLMSADSALPSVNLSLNAPNDPKQLVTTLNVIALLTLLVLAPSLILVMTSFTRLIVVFSFLRTALGTQQTPPTQILVSLSLILTFFIMEPSLKKAYDTGIKPYMDKKISYTEAFEKSTLPFKEFMLKNTREKDLALFFRIRNLPNPKTPNEVSLSVLIPAFMISELKTAFQIGFLLYLPFLVIDMVISSILMAMGMMMLPPVMISLPFKILVFILVDGFNLLTENLVASFKMV, encoded by the coding sequence TTGCGTTTTTTCATTTTTTTAATCCTCATTTGCCCTTTAATATGCCCTTTAATGAGCGCTGATAGCGCATTGCCCAGCGTCAATCTCTCTTTAAACGCTCCTAATGATCCTAAACAGCTTGTAACCACCCTTAATGTCATCGCCCTGCTCACGCTGTTAGTTTTAGCCCCATCATTGATTTTAGTGATGACGAGTTTCACCCGTTTGATCGTGGTGTTTTCTTTTTTAAGGACCGCTTTAGGCACGCAACAAACCCCACCCACTCAAATTTTAGTCTCGCTCTCTTTGATATTGACTTTTTTCATCATGGAACCTAGCTTGAAAAAGGCTTATGATACAGGGATTAAGCCTTATATGGATAAAAAGATTTCTTACACCGAAGCGTTTGAAAAAAGCACTCTGCCTTTCAAAGAATTCATGCTTAAAAACACACGAGAAAAGGATCTAGCGCTTTTTTTTAGGATTAGAAACCTCCCCAACCCTAAAACCCCTAATGAGGTGAGTTTGAGCGTTTTAATCCCAGCATTTATGATAAGCGAGTTGAAAACAGCGTTTCAAATCGGCTTTTTACTCTACTTGCCTTTTTTGGTGATTGATATGGTGATCAGCTCTATTTTAATGGCGATGGGCATGATGATGCTCCCGCCTGTAATGATTTCTCTGCCTTTTAAAATTTTAGTGTTTATTCTGGTAGATGGGTTTAATTTATTGACCGAAAATTTAGTGGCGAGTTTTAAAATGGTTTAA